The stretch of DNA GAACTCTTGTTTTGCAGCGTGTTGTTCTTGAACTTCGTTTTGCCCATCAAGATAGCTTTTGACACCAAAGCCAAGTACAAAAGCGACAACCAATGCTAACGACCAATTTCTACTCATCTTGCCATCCTTATTGCAGGGTTTACAGTATCGACACCATCAGTGAGTTCACCGACCCATGTCATTTTATCTAAAGTACATACAGGTAAAATCACATCACCTTCATAGGTATTATTGCCAATGCTCTTTAATTGAAAACGCGCTGATCCCATTTCCATTTCTAAACCTGTGAGCGATAACATCAGTGTCTCAGATGCAGCACCTTCCCAAACTACCTTTATCTTTGTGGGTAGAAGAGGTTGCGCGGTTTCTCGGTCAAGCGACATTGAAATGGATTCCTGCTCACACGATATGGTTGAAAGCATGCAGTAGTCATCTAAGTTGACTTCGGCAGTTGAGTGCTCAATCATCGATTTAAATTTTTGAAATACTTGCGGCCCATAAAAACCTGCCACGAGAGCTATGCCAAGAGCCACCACCTTTAATGCTGGGTGCATGTCGTGTTCTCATCTAATTTTATAAGAGCGGCGATGTTATCATACCCCTCAATACGTGCTTGTATCAAAAAGCAATTTTGTGCGTATGGTAGAACTAAAAAAGCGAAGCCATTGGCTTCGCTTTTGTCTGTTTATCGAGAGGTGAGCTTAGTATTTCTAAGCATTATCCGTTCTAAACGCTTTCCAGAAGTTGGTTGAATGATTAGTCAGCGTTGCGCTCTGCAAATTTCTCTAGTCCTAGAACCAAGGCAATAGCAGCCAACATCATCACAATCGACATTACCAGCTGAGAAGGCTGAGAGGTTACGGCTTCAAAATCAAACGGTGACAGATTTTCTTGAAGTAGAGGAACTTGCTCACCCTTTGAATTTGTACGCCAGCTGATGGTTTCTTTCCACGGCCAAATCTTAGGCAGCGTACCGATCATCAAACCAGTTAAGAACACTAATGTGAAATCGCGGAATGAGCGCAGTAACCAAGAAAGTACGTGCGAGAAAGTCAGTAGGCCAATCACACAGCCACTAAGGAATAGCGCAAGCACATCGATTTGGAACTCTTTAACCGCACTAAGAACCGGAGCATACATACCAATCAATAGCAGAATGAAGCTACCCGAGATACCCGGCAAAATCATCGCACAGATCGCAATCGCACCCGCAATGAGAACATTGATGCTGGTTGGTTCCATTTGCAGCGGCTTAAGCACGGTAATGCTATAGGCGAAAGCAACGCCAAGCAGCAAAAACACGAATCGAATCATATCGCGCTTCTCTACTTGCTTAAGAATATGGAAAACCGACACCAAGATCAGGCCAAAGAAGAAAGACCACAGTGGAACGGGGTGGGTGACTAATAACCAAGAAATCAGTTTTGCAAATGTCGCAATGCTCGTGAATACGCCTGCGAACAGTGAAATCAGGAAGAAACCATTGATGTGGTTAAACGCGGCTTTGAAGCCTTCGCGTTTCCATAAGCCAAGTACGCTAGGGTTAATCCTGCGAATGCTTTCTAGCAGCGTATCGTAGATACCAGTGATGAATGCGATGGTTCCGCCCGACACGCCAGGAACAACGTCTGCTGCGCCCATTGCCATGCCTTTGAAAAAAGTACTTAAGTAGTTCATTGCTTCATAGAGTTGAGGGTGATTTTGTGCAGTATACAAACTTTAGTGTAAAAAAAGTATGAATATGCCATTGGGGAAGGGCTTTTATTACTCTCTTAATTGTAAGGCAATAAGTTGAACTGAACATTTGCCTAACATTTAAAGTACAACCACTTAGTAATTTATCATTAAGAGCAGAGATGAAACTGATCTCTTATCGATATTGCATCTTGGTTGCATTATGCAAATGCACTTTGCAATTCGCATGGCAAATTCATGGTTTTTATGCGATGCAGGGCTTATAAAACGTCGAATAAAAGTTGGCACGCTAACTGCATTGTGTACATTGACCCTTCTTAAGCCGAGGGTCACCTAGCCAACTGACGTTGTTAGTGAACCTATTGATTTGTTCACAAATATATAGAGCCAATCGCGATTATTGCGGTTGGCTATTTTTTTGCCTGTCGTTTGGTGATTGTCTTTTTTCTTTTCCAGCTCCTACATTTTTAAGCTCTAAACTTCAGATGAAAAAAAAGCCAGCCACCATTGGTGACTAGCTTAAGCTTTTCTCGAATCAATCTCGATTCCGTTTTAGTACCCCATCAACTGCAGCAAGTTCTCCGCCGTGCTGATTGCTTCTTTACGGTTAGCAATGTTGAGCTTTTGATAAAGGTTACGGATGTGAGTTTTGATCGTGGTCCCCGCTACATCGAGCTCTTGAGCGATTTGCTCATTACTGAACCCAGAATAGATCAGACCAAGTACTTGCCATTCACGCTGGGTGAGTGGGCTAGTGCGCACAAGCTCAGGAATATTCGGGTGATTAACCAGATTCTCCACAAAATCTTCGTCGAAGTGAACCGAACGGCTACGTTGAGTCGTTGAGATATCTTTCATGATCTGCTGAGCGCGATGGCGCTCTAAGTCACCTAGGCCTGGCTTGCTACTCAACTTATCCAAGATGTGCCCGATAGTTCCACCGTCGACCAAGAAGTTACCAACCATACCGGTTTGGTTGGTCATATGAAGCGCTTCTTCAAGTAGCACGCGTGCGCTGTCTTCATCGTTAATTTGTGTACGCAACACCGCTTCAACGATCAAGTTTCGGTTGGTGTCTGTAATCAGATGTGAACGCTGCGCTTCACTCTTAAGGAAAATCAGCGCTTCTTCCGCATCTTCATACTGCTCAAGGATGATGTGAGAACGTACGATGTTTCTCCATTGAAGCTGGCAGAAGTGGTTACTTGCCGATTCAGGTCGAACCGCCACGCTTAGCCAATCACGGATTGCCTCTTTATTGCCTTTTACTTGCCAGAATAGAATCAAAGAAAGAGAAGCATTTGCGGTCCAATCTACGTGGTAAGTTGATTGACGTAGCAGGTGTTGAATTTGGTCGATAAACTTCGACGCTTTATCAATCTCGCCACGGCTCAATGAAATTCGAGCCAGCATTGAGTAACTGTGCAGGTGTTTACTTGGTGAGTGGTGACCAAGGATATCTAAGCCTTTGTAGCAACATTCTTCCGCTTCATCTAGTCGGTTCCAACACCAGAAGATCTGAGCGCGAACACGCAGCAAAAATTCATGTAGAGGAACGTATTGAAGTTGATGCTCTTCGATCAATTTGAATGCGCTGTCTTGTAGCTCAAATGCAGCTTGAACATAACCTTGAGCAATCAAGATTTCGCTTTGCTGCAGAATTGCCCATAGAGCCTGATGGTAAACCTGATACTGACGTGCCAGTTTTTCTGTTTGTTGCATCATCGGTAGCGCACGGCTTAGGTTACCCATTACGTGATTCACTTCGCCCACAACCGAGGTTGCGACAATGCGGCTACGATAAACGGTGGTGTTCAACTGGCTCAACGAAAGCTCAGCCAATTCCAATGCTTTCTCAGGCTCATTGCTGTTGATGGCAACTTGCGCGCGCAGGGCGTTGTATTGCCCTTGTTGCTGAGTATCGAGTTCAATGTTTCGAGCTTGATATTGAGTCTCAGCCTCTTCCAACAAAGTACCCACTTGATCATAACGGTGCTGGCTTTGTGCCAGCCAAGCGCGCAGCATTGATAGCTTCGGCTCACTGTATAGTTGATCCGTAGTCAGTTGCTTGATCGCCATCTCTAATGATGAAAGCTCACCTTGGTTGAACATCGGCCAACCGTGTTCAGTCAGGATTTGGATGATCAGCTCTGGATCTTCAGCACGTTGTGCATGTCGCAGTGCTTGATGAGGCGTTTTCTGTTTGATCCACGCTTTCGCGGCACTTCGGTGCAACTCGGCTTCTTGTTGCGGAATTCGAGCTTGGCGCTCATGGGCAAGAAATTCACCGAATAGATTGTGGAATCGGTACCAGTTTTTCTCGCCTTCAAGCGGGTAGATGAATAAGCCAAATCGGTTGAGTGATTCGATCATACCCAGTGCGTCTTCACGCTGTGTAAGCGCGCAGACTAATTCGTCATTGAAATGATCAAGTACTGAACACTGCATCAAGAATTGTCGGGTTTCTTTATCCAGTAGATCGAATACTTCTTCAACCAAGTAATCCCAAAGGTGGGCATGGTTAAAGTGAGAGAACGATTCTGCAGATTGCGCAAGGGTACGTTTTTGATGTTGAGCTTGAAGGGCAATAAGCTGTAATGCCGAAGGCCACCCCTCAACATAAGTACAGATACTACCAGCGGTCGTGTCATCTACGCCATCGGCGACACGTTGATTGAAGAAGCGCGTCGTCTCTTCAGTATCAAAAGCCAGCGAATCGTTTCCAATTTCAATCATCAGATCACGAACACGAAGGTTTGCAGTGCCAAGTGGTGGTGTCCCGCGGCTAGTCACAACAAGCGTCAGGTTGTCAGGCATGTGTTTAAGGAAGAAGCGCATAGCTTCGTGGATATCGTCATTGTTGACCAAGTGATAGTCATCCAACACAAGGAAACATTCGTGATGGAATTCAGACATCTCAGCAAACACTTCACTTAACAAAGAATGCAACGATGAAAATTGTCGCTTTTCTGCCAGCTTTTGGGCATTAGGGCAGGCATTTTGAGTCGCTTTATTGAGTGATTGCATTAGGTAGTTGATAAAGCGAAAGGCATCGTTGTCACTGTCATCAATGCTGTACCAACCCACATTGGGCTTATCTACCAGCCATTGAGCTGCCATTGTGGTTTTGCCGTACCCCGCTGGAGAGCGGAATAATACAAGCTTATAGCAATCTGCGTGTTGGAGCAGATCGAGAACCCTAGGTCGTAGGATTGCATTATGTAAGCGGCCGGGACGAGTCAGTTTCGAAGGGATCCACATGTCGAAGTTTTTCACCTATTCCGTGGCTTATGTTCTGGATTACCTCAATCTATCGTTGAGTGTAATCGAATGACATCAGCCTAATTACTTAAGTCTTCAATCATATTACGTGAAGCAAAACGGCACCGACTATGATCCTCCTCAGAAACCTTGCACTCCTGCATGTTTTTAGGCTTCTACGCCCTTTATTTGAGACTTTGCTCACATAGCGGGTTGGTTTGTGAATGTGACTTCCTTCATCCCAACACGTAAATCTATGCAAAAGATGAGAGGAAGAAATTATTTTCGTGATCTGAATATCAAATTTGATAATGACTTTAATCCGGTTAAATAAAAGTCACATCAATTGAAGGTAAGTTATCGAACGGGAGCTTGTGATCTTAGTCACTCCAAGTTTTTGTTCGAAGTCAGAACATGAGAGTCAGATCACTAACCCTATGTCGGTACGCCCCCTACGCCCTCCCATCTACTCCTAGTTTGTCGCGTTAGCGGGAGGATGTTTAGTTAATGGTGACCATGCACGATATGTGACAGATGAATTAGAACTATTAAAAGCGAGATTTCTGAAATGAAACCAACTCAGCAAAAAACTTTCGATAAAGTGTCGTTCCAAGAAAGCGTTAAGAAGCATTTATCTGCAACCTACGCAACAACGATTGAAAACGCAGATAGCCGCGCATGGTACCTAGCAATGGGGCGTGCGCTAGCAGAATTGACAACATTTGATCTGTTAGAAACTGAAAATGACGAAAAAATTAAGAACGCGAAGAGCGTTAACTACCTTTCACTAGAGTTTTTGATTGGTCGTTTAACAGGTAATAACCTGATCAGCATGGGTCTATACGAACAGATCACTCATGCAATGGAAGAGCTAGGTCAAAACTTAACTGACCTTCTAGAAGAAGAACGTGACCCATCACTAGGTAACGGTGGCCTTGGTCGTCTTGCTGCTTGTTTCATGGATTCTTGTGCCGCTCAAGAATACCCAACAGTAGGTTACGGTCTTCACTACGAATACGGTCTATTCAAACAGTCTTTCCAAGACGGTCGTCAACAAGAAGCACCTGACGCATGGCGTGGTGTTGAAGGTTACCCATGGGAAGTAGCTCGTCCAGAACTAGCACAACACATTGGTTTTTACGGTCATGTAGAAGTTGAATATATCGACGGTAAAGAAGTTCGTACTTGGGTTCCGGGTATGGAAGTGAAAGCAATGCCTTGGGATCTACCTATCGTAGGTTACGAGTCAAACACAGTTTACCCATTGCGTCTTTGGGAATGTCAGGCAATCGCACCATTCTCATTAGCAAGCTTTAACAACGGTGACTACTTCGAAGCGCAACACTCGCTAATCGATGCAGGCAACATCACTAAAGTACTTTACCCGAACGACAACCACGAGAAAGGTAAGACACTGCGTCTAATGCAGCAGTACTTCCACTCAGCAGCGTCTGTTCGCGATATTCTACGTCGTCACGAAGCAGCAGGTTTCTCTCTAGAAGATCTGCCTAAGCAAGAAACGATTCAACTGAACGATACGCATCCAACGATCGCTATCCCTGAATTGATGCGCATCCTGATCGATGAGAAAGGTTTAACTTGGGACCAAGCTTGGGAAATCAGTGCTCATACGTTCGCATACACGAATCACACACTACTTCCAGAAGCATTAGAGACTTGGTCTGAATCTTTGATCAACCGTCTTCTTCCACGTCACATGGAAATCATTTTTGAAATCAACCACC from Vibrio splendidus encodes:
- a CDS encoding DUF368 domain-containing protein translates to MNYLSTFFKGMAMGAADVVPGVSGGTIAFITGIYDTLLESIRRINPSVLGLWKREGFKAAFNHINGFFLISLFAGVFTSIATFAKLISWLLVTHPVPLWSFFFGLILVSVFHILKQVEKRDMIRFVFLLLGVAFAYSITVLKPLQMEPTSINVLIAGAIAICAMILPGISGSFILLLIGMYAPVLSAVKEFQIDVLALFLSGCVIGLLTFSHVLSWLLRSFRDFTLVFLTGLMIGTLPKIWPWKETISWRTNSKGEQVPLLQENLSPFDFEAVTSQPSQLVMSIVMMLAAIALVLGLEKFAERNAD
- the malT gene encoding HTH-type transcriptional regulator MalT — its product is MWIPSKLTRPGRLHNAILRPRVLDLLQHADCYKLVLFRSPAGYGKTTMAAQWLVDKPNVGWYSIDDSDNDAFRFINYLMQSLNKATQNACPNAQKLAEKRQFSSLHSLLSEVFAEMSEFHHECFLVLDDYHLVNNDDIHEAMRFFLKHMPDNLTLVVTSRGTPPLGTANLRVRDLMIEIGNDSLAFDTEETTRFFNQRVADGVDDTTAGSICTYVEGWPSALQLIALQAQHQKRTLAQSAESFSHFNHAHLWDYLVEEVFDLLDKETRQFLMQCSVLDHFNDELVCALTQREDALGMIESLNRFGLFIYPLEGEKNWYRFHNLFGEFLAHERQARIPQQEAELHRSAAKAWIKQKTPHQALRHAQRAEDPELIIQILTEHGWPMFNQGELSSLEMAIKQLTTDQLYSEPKLSMLRAWLAQSQHRYDQVGTLLEEAETQYQARNIELDTQQQGQYNALRAQVAINSNEPEKALELAELSLSQLNTTVYRSRIVATSVVGEVNHVMGNLSRALPMMQQTEKLARQYQVYHQALWAILQQSEILIAQGYVQAAFELQDSAFKLIEEHQLQYVPLHEFLLRVRAQIFWCWNRLDEAEECCYKGLDILGHHSPSKHLHSYSMLARISLSRGEIDKASKFIDQIQHLLRQSTYHVDWTANASLSLILFWQVKGNKEAIRDWLSVAVRPESASNHFCQLQWRNIVRSHIILEQYEDAEEALIFLKSEAQRSHLITDTNRNLIVEAVLRTQINDEDSARVLLEEALHMTNQTGMVGNFLVDGGTIGHILDKLSSKPGLGDLERHRAQQIMKDISTTQRSRSVHFDEDFVENLVNHPNIPELVRTSPLTQREWQVLGLIYSGFSNEQIAQELDVAGTTIKTHIRNLYQKLNIANRKEAISTAENLLQLMGY